DNA from Campylobacter lari:
AGCTATGCTTAATAAGCTTGGCAGAAAAGTCACAGATGAGCATAATGCAGATAGTTCTATTATAGTTACGATGAAAAAGTTAGAATTTCATCCTATGGTGTATGATAGAAATGGTTATGTAGTTAATTATAAAGCAGAGCTTTACTTGGAATTTCTTATGCGTTATAAAAATGGTAAAGAAGAAGTTGTAAATACCAAGGGAAGTTATAATTTTGATATTAATCCAAATTCTATTATTAGCGATCAAGCTAGATTTGAAGCAATTAAAAATGCATCAAGTGAGGCTTTTGATGAATTTGTTTCTATCATAGCTATTAGGGGTTATAAATAAATGGCAAGTCATATCAATGAGATTGCAAAAGAAACATTGATAAAATTAAAAGAGCGTAAGTTGCATCCAACTCCTGAAAATTATAGTGAGGTATTTGAAGAATGTGCTAAAAAAGCGGGAGTGATGAGTTTTAATAAAGCAAGGATAGAAAAATATACTAATCTTTTAGATGATATTTATAAGCAAGAGCTAAAAGGAAAAAGCATTCGAACTATTGATGAGTTTTTGATGTTTTTAGTTTCTAGACTTAATAGGCAAGTAAGTAGAAAATATGAAGATGTTTATGCTTTGCTTGATTTGATTGTGCAACAGCTTAGTATTAGCAAAGATAAAAAAATCAAAGAATTAGCAAAAATTACTCAACACAGATTATCTCAAGCTATGGATTTAGAAACCATATATCTTTTAAGGGCTAAATGGAGAGAGCTTGAAAAATCTTATGAGGATTATGAGCTTTTAAAAAAATTAGAAGAATTTAATATTCGAGCGTTTTTGGATTTTCACACTTTAGTTGAAAAACTCATTGTTATGTTAAAGGAGAGATCTTATGAGAAGCAGGCTGAACTTTTACTAGCTTCTTTGGAGTCTTTGTTTGGAGCAAGTAAAGAGCTTGAGCAGTTTAAACAAAATTTAAAAGAAAATCCTAAATTAATTGCCAGGAAAGAATTTGCACATGAGTATTATTTAATGTTGCAAAAAAAAGAAGCAACAGATAAATATTATATACAAAAAAACCTTTCTTTTTTTAATCAGCACTTAGAAAGCTTAAATGAAATGGTATCAAAGCTTTATGATAACAGCCAAGAAGATGTGAAATTTATTAATGCTTTAACTAAAGATGAAAATGGTAATGTTCAAATTAATTTTGATACACTAAAAGATAAACTTTTGTATGCAAACGAGCAAATAGCGCAAATTAAAACTCAAATTCAAGCTACAAGTGATGATGAGCAAAGAGAGCAGTGGAGTCTTGCTCAAGAACTTAAAAAACTTGATGAAAACTATAAGCTTTATGCTGTTAATTATGCATTATGTTTTTTTAAAATTAATAATATAGAGCATGTTATTAATGTTTATGGTGTTGATAGTTTTAAGGCAATTAGTGGAAAGTTTAAAAAGATACTTAAAGATTTATGTAAAGATATGGGTGAAATTTGGATTTTAGATGAAAGTTCTTATTTGGTTATACTTCCAGGTAAAAATTTAGAAAGTGCTCAGATTTTTATAGAAAAAGCCTTAAAGCTTATAGATGATTATAAATTTATTTATAAAGAAGAAGTGGTTAAACTTATTTTATCATCTTCTTACATAGAAAAAAAAGAATTTCCAGATGGTGATATTTTAAAAGAATTAATCCAAAAAGCTTAGCATGAAATTTCAACAAACACTTTCACAAAAAACTATGTATGTGCAAAAAATTAGTAGATTTTTTATGTTTAGCATGTATGAGAAGTATAAAAAATTTATTCCAAAAACTAAAAATATCCAAATTATTGGCACTAATGGTAAAGGAAGTACGGGTAGATTTTTAGCGCTTTTACTTTTAGAGCAAGGATATAAAGTAGGTCATTATACAAGTCCACATATTTTTGAATTTAATGAAAGATTTTGGTTAAATGGTAAAATTGCAAGCAATGAACTTTTAGAAAAAGCGCATGAAAAACTAGAAAGTGTTTTTTTGGAAGATGTAAAAAAACTTAGTTATTTTGAATACGCTACTTTTTTAGCTTTTTTTATTTTTAAAGATTGTGATTATGTGATTTTAGAAGCCGGAGTAGGTGGGGAGTATGATGCGACAAGTGTTTTTGAAATAGATTTTAGTATTTTTACTAAAATAGGATTTGATCATCAAGATTTATTAGGTAAAAATTTAGAAGAAATAGCAAGAACAAAATTAAAAGCCATGAGTGCTAAAGCTTTAATTAATCATAAGCAAGAAGCAAAAGTATTAAATTTGGCTCAAAAAATAGCAAATTTAAAACAAGCTAGTTTAAGTATCAGTTTGCTAGAAAAAAATAATTTTATTTATCCTTATGTGCAAGAATATATTCAAAAGCACAATTTTGCAACTTTTTTAAAAGATAATCTTTTTTTAGCTTTAGAAGCTTTTTCTAAAATTTGTGCTAAAAATGAAAAAGAATTGATTCAAAGTATCAAAAATCTACCAAAACTTGATTTAAAAGGAAGGTGCGAGCAAATAAGTCAAAATATTTTTATTGATGTAGGACATAATGAAATGGCGGCTTTAGCTTTAGTTGAAATTTTCAAGGAAAAAAAAGTTCATTTAGTTTATAATTGCTTTTTAGATAAAGATTCTTATAAACTTTTAAAGGTCTTAAAACCTATAATAAAAATAGTTGAAATTTATGATTATGAAAGTAAAGATAGACCTTTGGCGGGTTCTGTTTTGCTAGAAAATTTAGAAAAATTAGATATTGTTTATCAAAAATTTGAACAAATAAAAAAGGATGAGTTATATTTAGTTTTTGGTTCTTTTGTATTGGTAGAAAAATTTTTAAGAGGCTATAATGAAAGATAAATTTACGCTAACTATTACAGATGTAAATGGTTCTAGACATTTTTTATTAAGTCAGATTATAAAAAAAGTAATAATTTATTTTACTACTTTTGTTTTTGTTGTTATAGTTTTAGGTGCTTTATATATTAATTATCTAGCAGATAAGCGTTCAGAGCTTTTAAAAGAACAAGAAATATTATCTTCAAAGAATACTAAATTGTTTTCTCAAAATGAGAGTATGCAAAAAAGTTTAGAGGAAAAAACAGCCTTATATGATGAACTCCAAACCCAACTTGCAGATATTGAGGATAATTTAGGCTTAAAGCAAGATGAAAGTTTAGATATACCAGAAAGATTAGAAAAAGTCAAACTTACTAATGATCAAGCTTATTTATTTTTAACACAAATTCCAAATGGTCATGTGATAGAAGATAATGGAGTCACAGGTAATTTCGGATGGCGTCATCATCCTATATTAAATAAAAAAGAATTTCATCCAGGTATTGATTTAAGAGCAGCTTTAAAAACTCCTATTTATGCGCCTGCAAATGGAGTGGTTGAATACGCTGCATATAGCAATAATGGTTATGGTTACTCAGTGATTTTGATCCATAATTTTGGTTTTAAAACGGTTTATGCGCATATGACGCGTCAGGATGTTGTCAAAGCAGGGCAATTTGTAAAAAAAGGTGATTTGTTGGGTTATACAGGAAATACAGGTCTTTCTACGGGGCCGCATCTGCATTATGAGGTTAGATTTATTAATAAACTTTTAGATCCTAAGATTTTTATAGATTTAAACCGAAAAAACTATGAACAAATTTTTGAAAAAGAAAGGAGAGTGCCATGGCAATCTTTAATAAAGGCTCTATTGCTGCAGTATCCGAAACTACAGTCATTTCAAACGGAGCAAAAATAGAAGGAAAATTTTATTTTGATTCTATGCTTCATTTAGATGGAGAAATCACAGGAGTAATTAATTCTTCTAATGTGATAGTGGTAGGTAAAAGTGGTGTTTTAAAAGGACAAGTTAAGGCAAGTAAGATAGTAATCAATGGAGTTTTTGAGGGAGAAATGCAAGTTGATTCTTTAGAAATTTTATCCGGCGGTGTACTTAATGGTAATATCATAGTTAAACAATTAAGTATTGAAAATGGTGGGAAATTTAACGGAAGTAGTAAAATAATTGAAAAAGAAGAAGAGCTTGCAACTATTGATGTGAGTATAGAAAATTCAGAAAATGCAAGCTAAATTATATGAATATTTATTAAGTAATAAAACTGAGTTAATAATTTGTGAGAATGATAAAGAAGCAGATGAATTAGCTCAAGTTTGCTTATTTTTAAAATTAAAAACTTTTATTTTACCTGATTTTAGAGCAGAATTTGGTAGCGATTTACGCTCTTTTTCTAAAGAACTTTTTGAAATTTGTAAAGTATTAAATGCTTATCATAAAGAAAATGAAAATAAAATTTTAATATCTCCTATAAAAACAATTTTGCAAAAGTTACCAGGTAAAAAGCATCTAAAAAACATTATTCTTAAAAGAAATTCACTTCTTGCTTTAGAGAAATTTAAAGAAGAAATTTTACATAGTGGATATGAGTTTGTAGATATAGTTCAAGATAAGGGTGAAATTTCAATACGCGGGGATATTATAGATATTTTTGCGATTAATGAAGAACAACCTTTTAGAATTTTACTTTTTTCAGATGAGATAGAAAGTATAAGATATTTTGATATACATACACAAAAATCAATCCCTACTGAACTCTCCAATATAGAAATTTGTCCTTTTTTGAGTGCTTTTAGTCAAGAGCAATATGAAAATTTACAAGAAAAAATTCAAAATTTCCAAAGTCAAAGCATTATAAATGATGTTAATTCTTTAGGTTTTTGGTGTGTTGATGATTTTTGTGATTATTTAGATTTAAATTTTGTAAGCATAAAAAAATTTGATGTAAATGATTTTGAAGAAGATATTAGCAAAATCAATCAAAATATTTTATCTGAACCAAGATTTTATAAAGATTTGGTAAGTTCTTATAATTATGATTTTTTCACTTTTCACAAAGATAAAAAAATTACTATTTTGGCAAAAAATGAAGCTTTGTTTAAAGCTTTAAATTTAGAAGAATTTTCAAATATTAAATTAAAAATATCCCAAGAAAGAATTAATTTAAGTACTCAAGATGAGCTTATCATATCTTTAAATAAAAAAGAAAAAAACAAAAGAGTTAGAAAAGCAAGTTTGGTAATAGATGAGCTTAGAGTTGGCGATTTTGTTGTGCATGAAGATTATGGTGTAGCTAAATTTTTAGGTCTTGAGATTATTGCAATAGCGGGAGCAAAAAAAGAATTTGTCGCTCTTGGGTATTTAAATAACGATAAGCTTTTATTGCCTGTTGAAAATTTATATATGATTGATAAATATATCGGTGCAAGTGGTGGCGTGCCTTTACTTGATAAGCTTGGAAAAGGAAGTTTTTTAAAAATCAAGGAAAGATTAAAAGAAAAATTATTTGCCATTGCTTCAAATATAGTTTCTTTAGCAGCGGCTAGAGCTTTGATAAAAGCAAAAGAATTAAAAATTTCTCAAGAATTACAAGATGAATTTATCAATAAGGCAGGATTTTTTTACACTAAAGATCAAAGTCAAGTTTGTCAAGAAATCACTCAAGATTTAAAAAGTATGCAGGTGATGGATAGGCTTTTAAGTGGCGATGTGGGTTTTGGTAAAACAGAAGTTGCTATGAACGCTATATTTACTTGTGTAAAAAGTGGTTATACGGCTTTATTTTTTGTGCCAACTACTTTGCTTTCAGCCCAGCATTTTAAAACCTTAAAACGAAGATTTGATTCTTTTGATATAGAGGTTTTTAAGCTAGATCGTTTTACTAGTGCTAAAGAAAAAAAACAAGTTTTAGCATTTTTAAAAGAAAATAAGCCTTGTGTAGTGGTTGGAACGCATTCTCTTTTAGGGGTTGAGTGTGAAAATTTGGGTTTAGTCGTGATAGATGAGGAGCATAAATTTGGTGTAAAACAAAAAGAAAAACTCAAGGAACTAAGTAAAAATTCACATATTCTATCTATGTCGGCAACGCCTATACCAAGAAGTTTAAATCAAGCTCTTAGCTCTTTAAAGTCATATAGTGTTTTACAAACTCCACCTGAGGATCGTTTGGATGTGCGTACATTTGTTAGAGAAAGTAATGACGCTTTGATTAAAGAAGCTATTTCAAGAGAATTAAGAAGAGCAGGACAGATTTTTTATATACACAATCATATAGCAAGTATTGATGGGTGTAAAAAATATCTTTTAGATTTGTTTCCAAATCTAAAAATTTTAATCTTGCATTCTAAAATTGATGCAAAAACTACTGAAGAAGAAATGATTAAATTTGAAAATAAAGAATATGACTTATTGCTTTGTACTTCTATAGTTGAAAGTGGTATTGATTTAGCAAATGCAAATACTATTATAGTAGAAAATTCAGATCGCTTTGGTATGGCTGATTTGCACCAACTTAGAGGAAGAGTAGGGCGTAGTGCTAAGCAAGGATATTGTTATTTTTTGATTGAAGATAAGGAAAAAATCACAAAAAATTCTTTAAAAAGACTTATGAGTTTAGAGAGCAATTCTTATTTAGGCTCAGGAAGCGTGCTTGCTTACCATGATTTAGAAATTCGTGGGGGTGGAAATTTATTAGGTGTGGATCAAAGTGGACATATAGAACAAATTGGTTATAGTTTGTATCTTAAAATGTTAGAAGATGAAATTAATAAGCTAAGTAAAAAAGAAGAAATTAAAGAGAAAAAAATAGATCTAAAGCTTAATATCAATGCTTTTTTAAATAGTGAGTATATTAGTGAAGATCGTTTGAGATTAGAACTTTACAGAAGACTTAGTAAGTGTATGAGTGCTAATGAAGTTTATGAGATAGAAAGTGAGATGAATGATCGTTTTGGAAGGCCTGATATCTTCACAAAGCAGTTTTTGGATTTAATTATCATAAAAATTTTAGCTAGCAAACATTATAAATTAGTGAGCAATTATGAACAAAATATTTGTTTTGTAAAAGATGATGAGAGCAAAGAAGTCATTAAAGCAAAAAGTAAAGACGATGATGATGTAATTGAGGCTATTTTGATGCATTTAAGAAAGAGTGAAAAAGCATGAGTGGATATGAAATTTTTAAAGCTTTAGTTAATGCAAATATTGATTATAAAGATTTTGAATGGCTAGAAAATAATACTTTAAGTGAGTTTGAAATTTTAATTTCTGTAGTTTTAACTCAAAATACAAACTGGAAAAATGTATTGAAAGCTTTGACAAATTTAAAACAAGCAAATATTGCTAAGATAGAAGATTTATCAAAGTTAAACACTCAAGATTTAGCGTTTTTAATAAAGCCAAGTGGATTTTATAATACTAAGGCAAAATATATTAAAAATTTTACTCAAAAATATTTTCAATACTTTAATTCTTTTGAGCTTTTTAAAGAAGAAGTTGATAGAGAATGGCTTTTGGATATTAAGGGTTTTGGTCAAGAAAGTGCTGATGGAATTTTAAATTATATATGCAAAAAAGAAGTTTTAGTAGTTGATGCTTATAGTGCAAAAATAGCTAATTATTTAGGCTATGAGTGTCAAAGTTATGATGAGTTGGCAGATTTTTTAAAAAAAGACATAACTAAAAATCAACAAGAATTGTGTGTTTTATTAAAAAAAGAATGTAAATTATATGAGCTTTATCAAATTTTTCATGCTTTAATTGTTTCTTTTTGTAAAACACACTTTCAAGGTAAAAAACTTTCAGAGGATGGTGTACTTATTCTAGATCCTTTAAAATTTTAAATTTATTTTTTATTTAAAAAGTTATTTTTTTACGATTAAAGTGCTATAATGTATTTAACTTCATAAAAAGGAGAAGTAATGAATACAAGTATAGTTGGAAAGCAATTTGAGCTAACTGAGTCTATAAAAGAGTATGTGGAAAAAAGCTTTGATGCTTTAAGTAAATATGGCTTAGATGTGATTTCTGCGCGTTGTGTTATAAGTGCTGATGAAAGGCATGGAAAGAAAGGATTTTGGGCTGAATTTAGCATTAATCTAGCCGGTATTAATACAGTGGTTGTAAAGCAAAAAGATAAAGACTTATATGCTGCTATAGATTTAGCCATTGATAGAATTTCTAAGGTTTTAAGAAGATTGCATGATAAAAATATTACCCATAAACATCAAGATGAGATAAAAGAAAATTTAGTATTACCGAGCTTGATTGAGGAAGATGAGATAGTTCCAACAGAACTTGA
Protein-coding regions in this window:
- the lptE gene encoding LPS assembly lipoprotein LptE → MKKYLISFFAFFIISCGYIPSSQMASRVLGENVFLKINISKQDPENSVYITDILREAMLNKLGRKVTDEHNADSSIIVTMKKLEFHPMVYDRNGYVVNYKAELYLEFLMRYKNGKEEVVNTKGSYNFDINPNSIISDQARFEAIKNASSEAFDEFVSIIAIRGYK
- a CDS encoding Mur ligase family protein yields the protein MKFQQTLSQKTMYVQKISRFFMFSMYEKYKKFIPKTKNIQIIGTNGKGSTGRFLALLLLEQGYKVGHYTSPHIFEFNERFWLNGKIASNELLEKAHEKLESVFLEDVKKLSYFEYATFLAFFIFKDCDYVILEAGVGGEYDATSVFEIDFSIFTKIGFDHQDLLGKNLEEIARTKLKAMSAKALINHKQEAKVLNLAQKIANLKQASLSISLLEKNNFIYPYVQEYIQKHNFATFLKDNLFLALEAFSKICAKNEKELIQSIKNLPKLDLKGRCEQISQNIFIDVGHNEMAALALVEIFKEKKVHLVYNCFLDKDSYKLLKVLKPIIKIVEIYDYESKDRPLAGSVLLENLEKLDIVYQKFEQIKKDELYLVFGSFVLVEKFLRGYNER
- a CDS encoding M23 family metallopeptidase — protein: MMKDKFTLTITDVNGSRHFLLSQIIKKVIIYFTTFVFVVIVLGALYINYLADKRSELLKEQEILSSKNTKLFSQNESMQKSLEEKTALYDELQTQLADIEDNLGLKQDESLDIPERLEKVKLTNDQAYLFLTQIPNGHVIEDNGVTGNFGWRHHPILNKKEFHPGIDLRAALKTPIYAPANGVVEYAAYSNNGYGYSVILIHNFGFKTVYAHMTRQDVVKAGQFVKKGDLLGYTGNTGLSTGPHLHYEVRFINKLLDPKIFIDLNRKNYEQIFEKERRVPWQSLIKALLLQYPKLQSFQTEQK
- a CDS encoding bactofilin family protein, with the protein product MAIFNKGSIAAVSETTVISNGAKIEGKFYFDSMLHLDGEITGVINSSNVIVVGKSGVLKGQVKASKIVINGVFEGEMQVDSLEILSGGVLNGNIIVKQLSIENGGKFNGSSKIIEKEEELATIDVSIENSENAS
- a CDS encoding DEAD/DEAH box helicase — translated: MQAKLYEYLLSNKTELIICENDKEADELAQVCLFLKLKTFILPDFRAEFGSDLRSFSKELFEICKVLNAYHKENENKILISPIKTILQKLPGKKHLKNIILKRNSLLALEKFKEEILHSGYEFVDIVQDKGEISIRGDIIDIFAINEEQPFRILLFSDEIESIRYFDIHTQKSIPTELSNIEICPFLSAFSQEQYENLQEKIQNFQSQSIINDVNSLGFWCVDDFCDYLDLNFVSIKKFDVNDFEEDISKINQNILSEPRFYKDLVSSYNYDFFTFHKDKKITILAKNEALFKALNLEEFSNIKLKISQERINLSTQDELIISLNKKEKNKRVRKASLVIDELRVGDFVVHEDYGVAKFLGLEIIAIAGAKKEFVALGYLNNDKLLLPVENLYMIDKYIGASGGVPLLDKLGKGSFLKIKERLKEKLFAIASNIVSLAAARALIKAKELKISQELQDEFINKAGFFYTKDQSQVCQEITQDLKSMQVMDRLLSGDVGFGKTEVAMNAIFTCVKSGYTALFFVPTTLLSAQHFKTLKRRFDSFDIEVFKLDRFTSAKEKKQVLAFLKENKPCVVVGTHSLLGVECENLGLVVIDEEHKFGVKQKEKLKELSKNSHILSMSATPIPRSLNQALSSLKSYSVLQTPPEDRLDVRTFVRESNDALIKEAISRELRRAGQIFYIHNHIASIDGCKKYLLDLFPNLKILILHSKIDAKTTEEEMIKFENKEYDLLLCTSIVESGIDLANANTIIVENSDRFGMADLHQLRGRVGRSAKQGYCYFLIEDKEKITKNSLKRLMSLESNSYLGSGSVLAYHDLEIRGGGNLLGVDQSGHIEQIGYSLYLKMLEDEINKLSKKEEIKEKKIDLKLNINAFLNSEYISEDRLRLELYRRLSKCMSANEVYEIESEMNDRFGRPDIFTKQFLDLIIIKILASKHYKLVSNYEQNICFVKDDESKEVIKAKSKDDDDVIEAILMHLRKSEKA
- a CDS encoding endonuclease III domain-containing protein, whose protein sequence is MSGYEIFKALVNANIDYKDFEWLENNTLSEFEILISVVLTQNTNWKNVLKALTNLKQANIAKIEDLSKLNTQDLAFLIKPSGFYNTKAKYIKNFTQKYFQYFNSFELFKEEVDREWLLDIKGFGQESADGILNYICKKEVLVVDAYSAKIANYLGYECQSYDELADFLKKDITKNQQELCVLLKKECKLYELYQIFHALIVSFCKTHFQGKKLSEDGVLILDPLKF
- the hpf gene encoding ribosome hibernation-promoting factor, HPF/YfiA family — encoded protein: MNTSIVGKQFELTESIKEYVEKSFDALSKYGLDVISARCVISADERHGKKGFWAEFSINLAGINTVVVKQKDKDLYAAIDLAIDRISKVLRRLHDKNITHKHQDEIKENLVLPSLIEEDEIVPTELELYKPLEIEEALEKLKASKDIFLVFNDIDAKMRVLYKKKDGKFGLF